In a genomic window of Ipomoea triloba cultivar NCNSP0323 chromosome 3, ASM357664v1:
- the LOC116011797 gene encoding pectin acetylesterase 8-like: MKNFGEILLILVTSLALLNALSTTRSLATSDTSGNDDLVNPTFVNDTSAVCLAGNPAAYYYSKGFGEGISNWMVYLRGGGWCMNVSDCDVYIGRKGVGANATATTFVNLLSRNKEKNPDFYNWNRIDVRYCDASSFTGDSEMMIGNGTKLYFRGARIFSAIMKELLNNGMGNAENGSKNALPTSCTSRLSPEMCFFPENLQADIQTPIFFLMSGFDRIQIQYTMMSEEFDTCALGRNCTSNQIKIMQELRCELLSVLPKQCHNSKKGILITSPYGHTQVLGPSWYFSAAGTGETIEKFFAEWYFDNKGDVKVIDENPCPYYNCLSN; the protein is encoded by the exons ATGAAGAACTTTGGGGAAATACTGTTAATACTTGTCACTTCTCTTGCTCTTCTAAATGcct TGAGCACAACAAGGTCTCTTGCAACTTCTGATACCAGTG gTAATGATGATTTAGTGAATCCAACTTTTGTTAACGATACTAGTGCTG tTTGCTTAGCTGGAAATCCAGCAGCATATTACTACTCCAAAGGGTTTGGAGAGGGAATTAGCAATTGGATGGTTTATCTTCGT GGAGGAGGATGGTGCATGAACGTTAGTGATTGCGATGTTTATATTGGAAGAAAAGGTGTTGGAGCTAATGCTACAGCAACAACGTTTGTAAATCTGTTAAGCAGAAACAAGGAAAAAAATCCTG ACTTCTACAATTGGAATAGAATTGATGTTAGGTACTGTGATGCATCGTCATTTACTGGCGACTCTGAGATGATGATTGGAAAT GGAACTAAACTTTACTTTAGAGGAGCCAGAATTTTTAGTGCTATAATGAAAGAGTTATTAAACAACGGGATGGGGAATGCAGAAAAT GGATCTAAAAACGCCTTGCCTACCTCTTGTACTTCAAGATTAAGTCCAGAAATG TGTTTCTTCCCAGAAAATTTGCAAGCTGACATTCAAACGCCCATCTTTTTCTTGATGTCCGGGTTTGATAGAATTCAG ATTCAGTATACAATGATGTCAGAGGAATTTGATACATGTGCTTTAGGGAGGAACTGTACTTCgaatcaaattaaaatcatGCAAG AGCTTAGGTGTGAGCTCTTGTCAGTATTGCCTAAACAATGCCACAATTCTAAGAAAGGGATCTTGATTACCTCCCCATATGGGCACACTCAAGTTCTAGGCCCTTCTTGGTATTTTAGTGCAGCTGGAACGGGAGAG ACGATCGAAAAGTTTTTCGCGGAGTGGTACTTTGACAACAAGGGCGATGTTAAAGTGATTGATGAAAACCCATGCCCGTATTATAATTGTTTATCTAATTAG